One stretch of Niallia sp. XMNu-256 DNA includes these proteins:
- the serS gene encoding serine--tRNA ligase — protein sequence MLDIKFLRANLAEVKAKLQHRGEDLSELDHFEELDVTRRELIVESEKLKSRKNEVSEQVSQLKRDKKDADHLIQEMRKVGDDIKVLDDKLRTVEEELEKILLGIPNIPHESVPIGETEDDNVQVRTWGEKPQFGFEAKPHWDIADELDILDFERAGKVTGSRFVFYKDLGAKLERALINFMLDLHTEDHGYLEMLPPYLVNRASLTGTGQLPKFEEDAFLVEQEDYFLIPTAEVPVTNYHRDEILNGENLPLSYAAFSACFRSEAGSAGRDTRGLIRQHQFNKVELVKFVKPEESYEQLEILTGHAEKVLQLLKLPYRVMSMCTGDLGFTAAKKYDIEVWMPSYDTYREISSCSNFESFQARRANIRFRREPKAKPEHVHTLNGSGLALGRTVAAILENYQQEDGSVIIPEVLRPYMRNREVINKG from the coding sequence ATGCTTGATATTAAATTTCTACGCGCCAATTTAGCAGAAGTAAAGGCAAAGTTACAACACAGAGGGGAAGATTTATCTGAGCTTGATCATTTTGAAGAATTGGATGTTACGAGACGTGAACTGATTGTTGAATCTGAAAAGTTGAAAAGCAGAAAAAATGAAGTGTCTGAACAAGTTTCACAGTTAAAACGAGATAAGAAGGATGCAGATCACCTCATCCAAGAAATGCGTAAGGTTGGCGATGATATAAAAGTACTGGATGATAAGTTAAGAACAGTAGAAGAAGAGCTGGAGAAAATCCTATTAGGAATTCCGAATATACCTCATGAAAGTGTTCCCATCGGTGAAACTGAAGACGATAATGTACAAGTTCGTACATGGGGGGAAAAACCACAATTTGGCTTTGAGGCGAAACCACACTGGGATATTGCGGATGAATTAGATATTCTTGACTTTGAACGTGCGGGTAAAGTAACAGGCAGCCGCTTTGTTTTTTACAAAGATTTGGGAGCAAAACTAGAAAGAGCATTAATTAACTTCATGCTTGATCTTCATACAGAGGACCACGGCTACTTAGAGATGTTACCTCCATATTTGGTCAACCGTGCAAGTTTAACCGGAACTGGACAACTGCCAAAGTTTGAAGAGGATGCATTTTTAGTTGAACAGGAGGACTACTTTTTGATCCCAACAGCAGAAGTACCTGTTACGAACTACCATCGTGATGAAATTCTAAATGGGGAAAATTTACCGCTTAGTTATGCAGCATTTAGCGCTTGTTTCCGTTCAGAAGCGGGATCTGCTGGAAGAGATACAAGAGGATTAATCCGCCAACATCAATTCAACAAAGTGGAACTAGTAAAGTTTGTTAAGCCTGAAGAGTCTTATGAACAACTAGAAATTCTTACAGGTCATGCCGAGAAAGTTCTGCAATTATTAAAGCTGCCATATCGCGTTATGAGCATGTGTACAGGGGATCTTGGTTTTACAGCAGCGAAAAAGTACGATATTGAAGTTTGGATGCCAAGTTATGACACGTATCGTGAGATTTCTTCTTGCAGTAATTTTGAGTCTTTCCAAGCCCGCCGTGCAAATATCCGTTTCCGACGTGAACCAAAAGCAAAGCCAGAACATGTTCATACACTAAATGGTTCTGGATTAGCTCTAGGAAGAACTGTTGCTGCTATCTTAGAGAATTACCAGCAAGAAGATGGATCAGTTATCATACCAGAGGTTTTACGTCCGTACATGAGAAATCGTGAAGTAATTAATAAGGGATAA
- a CDS encoding glycoside hydrolase family 18 protein: MQIHIVSQNQTLATIAQAYGTTAADLIEANEIENPNQIVIGQALVIPIVGRFYWVQPGDSLWGIANRFQTTFQELAAINQIPVTQPLTIGTRLYIPPQPKTNREFNAYVEPRGTTVSPVLEESARDAAPYLTYLAPFSFQALRDGSLKEPLLNNFPAIAEANNNVLMMVITNQENDAFSDELGRILLNDMSIQDRFLNNIVTTAQRYGFRDIHFDFEYLRPADREAYNQFLRKAKARFNQFGWLLSTALAPKTRADQPGRWYEAHDYRAHGEIVDFVVIMTYEWGYSGGPAQAVSPIGPVRDVLEYALTEMPASKVMMGQNLYGYDWTLPFVQGTIARAVSPQQAIALAAENNVAIQYDVRAQAPFYRYRDNEGKEHEVWFEDARSIQAKFDLMKELGIRGMSYWKLGLSFPQNWLLITENFNVVKR; this comes from the coding sequence ATGCAGATCCATATCGTTAGTCAGAATCAAACATTAGCAACCATTGCACAGGCTTATGGGACGACAGCCGCTGATTTAATTGAGGCGAATGAAATAGAAAACCCTAATCAAATTGTCATCGGGCAAGCTTTAGTTATACCAATTGTCGGCCGTTTTTACTGGGTACAACCTGGTGACAGTCTCTGGGGGATTGCCAATCGATTTCAAACAACCTTTCAAGAGTTAGCTGCGATCAATCAAATTCCTGTTACACAACCGCTTACGATTGGTACTCGTTTATATATCCCGCCCCAGCCAAAAACTAATCGGGAATTTAATGCTTATGTAGAACCTCGGGGTACGACTGTATCACCCGTATTGGAGGAAAGCGCAAGGGATGCCGCTCCATATTTAACTTATTTAGCTCCTTTCAGCTTTCAAGCCTTAAGAGATGGGTCTTTAAAAGAACCATTACTAAATAACTTTCCAGCGATTGCTGAAGCCAATAATAATGTATTAATGATGGTCATAACCAATCAAGAAAATGATGCATTTAGTGATGAATTGGGGAGAATCTTGTTAAATGATATGTCAATTCAAGACCGCTTTCTTAACAACATTGTCACTACTGCACAACGATACGGCTTCCGGGATATCCATTTTGATTTTGAATATTTACGCCCGGCGGATCGTGAAGCATATAACCAATTTTTAAGAAAAGCAAAAGCACGCTTCAATCAATTTGGATGGTTACTTTCAACTGCCCTTGCTCCGAAAACAAGAGCCGATCAGCCCGGACGTTGGTATGAAGCCCACGATTACCGGGCACACGGGGAAATTGTTGACTTTGTTGTGATCATGACTTATGAGTGGGGTTACAGTGGTGGACCGGCTCAGGCAGTATCTCCAATAGGACCTGTTCGCGATGTGTTAGAGTATGCCCTTACAGAGATGCCAGCATCAAAAGTTATGATGGGTCAAAATTTATATGGATATGATTGGACCCTCCCTTTTGTCCAAGGAACGATTGCCCGAGCCGTTAGCCCTCAACAAGCCATTGCCTTAGCGGCGGAAAATAATGTGGCCATTCAATATGATGTGAGAGCACAGGCTCCTTTTTATCGGTATAGAGATAATGAAGGAAAAGAACATGAAGTATGGTTTGAAGATGCCCGTTCCATTCAAGCAAAGTTTGATTTGATGAAAGAGCTTGGCATACGAGGAATGAGTTATTGGAAACTCGGGCTCTCCTTCCCGCAAAACTGGCTGCTGATTACGGAGAACTTCAATGTTGTGAAGAGATAG
- the tadA gene encoding tRNA adenosine(34) deaminase TadA: MVNKNLDEYFMLEAIEEAKKAGEQMEVPIGAVIVSNGEIIARAHNLRETTQNAVSHAELLAIQQACQEEGSWRLEGTTLYVTLEPCAMCSGAILLSRIDRVVYGAHDPKGGCAGTFMNLLEDERFNHQSEVVSGILAEECGRLLTEFFRNVRERKKEEKRLKRESLLNNTEINKG; encoded by the coding sequence ATGGTTAATAAAAATCTTGATGAGTACTTTATGTTAGAAGCAATAGAAGAAGCTAAAAAGGCAGGAGAGCAAATGGAGGTTCCCATTGGAGCAGTCATTGTCTCAAACGGTGAGATTATTGCTAGAGCACATAATTTGCGTGAAACGACACAAAACGCTGTATCCCATGCTGAATTACTGGCCATTCAGCAAGCATGTCAAGAGGAGGGATCTTGGCGGTTAGAGGGTACTACTCTTTATGTGACGTTAGAGCCTTGTGCCATGTGTTCGGGGGCAATCTTATTATCCCGTATTGATCGAGTCGTGTATGGTGCACATGATCCTAAAGGTGGTTGTGCAGGGACCTTTATGAATTTGCTTGAAGATGAGCGGTTTAATCATCAAAGTGAAGTAGTATCAGGGATTCTAGCGGAGGAGTGTGGCCGTTTGTTAACCGAATTTTTCCGTAATGTACGTGAACGAAAGAAGGAAGAGAAACGGTTAAAACGGGAGTCCCTACTAAACAACACAGAAATTAACAAAGGATAA
- the dnaX gene encoding DNA polymerase III subunit gamma/tau, with product MSYQALYRVWRPQNFIDVVGQEHVTQTLQNALLHDKISHAYLFSGPRGTGKTSAAKILAKAVNCERAPIEEPCNECDACRGITDGSIPDVIEIDAASNNGVEEIRDIRDKVKYAPTSVKYKVYIIDEVHMLSIGAFNALLKTLEEPPRHVIFILATTEPHKIPLTILSRCQRFDFKRITAMSIVKRMELIAKETGVAYEENALKVIARAADGGMRDALSLLDQAISFGRDQVSVDDALTVTGAVSQIFLLNLAEAIKNQDVVSGLDALEELLFQGKDPSRFIEDFILFFRDMLLYKSAPNLEESLERVMLDDEFKSLASDMSHEEIYQLIAELNKTQQEMRWTNHPRVLLEVAIVKLCHLESTSRSNTQHGDIDGLVQKINQLEQELHELKKHGVAVRTEEQAAPVQKRVHRPSKNGFQAPVGKINEILKHATKQDLMDIKRHWAEMIEQLNVQQMKSQAALLKEAEPAAASNQALIVKFKYEIHCQMAMENITFTNTISSILSGFIGHPLNVIGVPEEQWLNIREEFLKSQRNHHEGSEIGDTEEDPIISEARKLFGDDLIEVNE from the coding sequence TTGAGTTATCAAGCATTATATCGGGTATGGCGTCCACAAAATTTTATTGATGTTGTAGGACAAGAGCACGTTACTCAAACCTTGCAAAACGCCCTACTTCATGACAAAATCTCGCATGCCTATTTGTTCTCTGGTCCACGAGGTACAGGGAAAACGAGTGCAGCAAAGATATTAGCAAAGGCCGTTAACTGTGAAAGGGCTCCGATTGAAGAACCTTGCAATGAATGTGATGCATGCAGAGGGATAACAGACGGGTCGATTCCTGATGTCATTGAAATTGACGCAGCTTCTAATAATGGCGTTGAGGAAATTCGTGATATTCGTGATAAGGTAAAATATGCTCCTACATCTGTTAAATATAAGGTTTATATTATTGACGAAGTACATATGTTGTCCATTGGTGCTTTTAATGCTCTTTTAAAAACATTAGAAGAGCCACCTAGACATGTTATTTTTATATTGGCTACGACTGAGCCTCATAAAATCCCCCTTACGATCTTATCACGTTGTCAACGTTTTGATTTTAAGCGAATCACCGCAATGTCCATTGTAAAAAGGATGGAGCTTATCGCAAAGGAAACAGGGGTTGCTTATGAAGAAAATGCTCTTAAGGTCATAGCTAGAGCAGCTGATGGCGGAATGCGTGACGCTTTAAGTCTTCTTGACCAAGCGATTTCATTTGGTAGGGATCAAGTATCTGTTGACGATGCGTTAACTGTAACAGGCGCTGTTTCACAGATATTTTTACTTAATCTTGCAGAGGCAATTAAGAATCAGGACGTTGTAAGTGGCCTTGATGCATTAGAAGAGCTTCTTTTTCAAGGAAAAGATCCATCAAGATTTATAGAAGACTTTATTTTGTTTTTCCGTGATATGTTATTATATAAGTCCGCACCAAACTTAGAAGAGTCTCTAGAGCGAGTTATGCTTGACGATGAATTTAAGTCTCTAGCCTCTGATATGAGTCATGAAGAGATTTATCAACTTATTGCTGAATTAAATAAGACACAGCAAGAAATGCGATGGACAAACCATCCTAGAGTGTTGTTAGAGGTCGCAATAGTGAAGTTATGTCACTTAGAGTCAACCTCTCGATCAAACACTCAACACGGGGACATCGACGGGTTAGTTCAGAAAATCAATCAATTGGAACAAGAACTTCATGAATTAAAAAAACATGGTGTTGCCGTTAGGACGGAAGAACAAGCTGCTCCTGTTCAAAAAAGGGTGCATCGTCCGTCAAAAAATGGATTTCAGGCTCCAGTTGGAAAGATCAATGAAATTCTTAAGCATGCAACTAAACAAGATTTAATGGACATAAAAAGACATTGGGCGGAAATGATCGAGCAACTTAATGTTCAACAGATGAAGTCACAGGCAGCTTTATTAAAAGAGGCGGAACCAGCAGCGGCTTCAAATCAGGCGCTAATAGTTAAATTTAAATACGAAATTCACTGTCAAATGGCAATGGAGAATATAACCTTCACAAATACCATCTCTTCGATTCTTTCGGGCTTTATTGGACATCCACTTAACGTGATCGGTGTACCCGAAGAACAATGGCTTAACATACGGGAGGAATTTCTCAAAAGCCAACGGAACCATCATGAAGGTAGTGAAATAGGAGATACTGAAGAGGACCCCATCATTTCCGAGGCAAGAAAGTTGTTTGGAGATGATTTAATCGAAGTTAACGAATAA